The following proteins are co-located in the Spirochaetota bacterium genome:
- a CDS encoding acyl-CoA/acyl-ACP dehydrogenase has protein sequence MDTLSCNDIAAFEKLTNDFCKKRVAQYIDEHHPDGNFSLLPSLFEEAYTLGIIPAAQVNAPGYEYGVWGTYSHASAMGIHNTLTMLKTLATVCASFAFLAHIQGISTHILIHNNVSNNFLFPFLALYTDIFPPYYSTLTHPSSYHSSYSYENNHCILQTLGYGHDPCYAIVCIPHNNTWHICYFETLDSVLLQPHNTHGLRGMMYSARFNSLPTQSFVIDVSRMMFFIACLWLGIAAIALGIATSAYDKTLQYANQRYQRGGIIKHIESVQMLLGTAFAYINTAQKMLFNFDMCDSSSLLHHAAVSKLTVTTLCTQAVTNCLQVFGGYGYMEDFGIEKKFRDCTTLQTIGGSPFFMRQFIAQMEMEE, from the coding sequence ATGGATACACTATCCTGCAACGATATTGCTGCATTTGAAAAATTAACCAATGATTTCTGTAAAAAAAGAGTGGCTCAATATATTGATGAACACCATCCTGATGGGAATTTTTCACTACTGCCATCACTTTTTGAAGAAGCTTATACTTTAGGCATTATACCTGCAGCGCAAGTTAATGCACCTGGATATGAATACGGTGTGTGGGGAACTTACTCACATGCGTCTGCTATGGGTATCCATAACACACTCACAATGCTTAAAACTTTAGCAACTGTATGTGCATCGTTTGCATTCTTAGCACATATACAGGGAATATCAACTCACATACTAATTCACAACAATGTTAGCAATAATTTTTTGTTCCCATTCCTTGCACTTTACACTGATATTTTTCCACCATACTATTCAACACTTACACATCCGTCAAGCTACCATAGCTCATACAGTTATGAAAATAATCATTGCATACTACAGACGCTAGGTTATGGGCATGACCCTTGTTATGCTATCGTGTGCATCCCTCACAACAATACATGGCATATATGCTACTTTGAAACTCTTGATTCTGTACTGTTGCAACCACACAACACACACGGTTTGCGTGGCATGATGTATTCTGCGCGTTTTAACTCGTTGCCCACGCAATCATTTGTTATTGATGTCAGTAGAATGATGTTTTTCATAGCCTGTTTGTGGCTTGGTATCGCAGCTATCGCCCTAGGTATAGCCACAAGTGCTTACGATAAAACTTTACAATATGCAAACCAGCGCTACCAGCGTGGAGGAATAATTAAGCATATTGAGTCGGTGCAAATGCTGTTAGGAACTGCCTTCGCGTATATCAATACAGCACAAAAGATGTTATTTAATTTTGATATGTGCGATAGCTCATCACTATTACACCATGCTGCTGTAAGCAAGCTTACAGTAACCACTCTGTGCACACAAGCAGTTACCAACTGCCTGCAAGTATTTGGCGGTTACGGCTACATGGAAGACTTTGGTATTGAAAAAAAATTCAGAGATTGTACCACATTGCAGACAATTGGCGGCTCACCATTTTTTATGCGGCAATTTATTGCACAAATGGAAATGGAGGAATAG
- a CDS encoding acyl-CoA dehydrogenase, giving the protein MYTVNREADKIGVRYDPQNKRVIIPEILKAPLKKFNEAGFVGIMEEAEVGGMGMPFTIVIACNEVFTAAS; this is encoded by the coding sequence GTGTATACTGTAAACAGGGAAGCTGACAAAATTGGTGTTAGATATGATCCACAAAATAAAAGGGTTATTATCCCAGAAATACTTAAAGCTCCTTTGAAAAAATTTAATGAAGCCGGTTTTGTTGGCATAATGGAAGAAGCCGAAGTTGGCGGGATGGGTATGCCCTTTACCATTGTAATAGCGTGCAATGAGGTTTTTACTGCAGCAAGCC
- a CDS encoding sodium:glutamate symporter, with the protein MSLLLPFITISILLYVGHYLRLHIPLFQKLYLPSPLIGGIVGLTLYQTLTACSITSFESFFTGLVVLPAFLINIVFACLFLGVKLPSFSTVIKKSIPQLSYGQIVAWGQYMVGLGLFIFIISKMWNLPAMFGAVIEIGFEGGHGTASGLAPTFEAMQWPQGKDFALASATVGIISAVICGIVLINWAHRKGYTHRSLQIENIPEDETIGIIPIDQRPVAGYLSIHTDSLDAMSYHVAIVGIAVAIGYGIKELLVHCALLFFPFLSHSTYTTLITIIKSFPLFPLCMIGGLVVQLFAQHFDKHDTIDIGLVRRIQNVALDILIVSAVTMIQVVIVIQGIVPFLIMVAGGILWNIFCLLVLAKNLLPDSWFERAIAELGQSMGVTATGLMLLRIVDPDYKTPALEAFAYKQLLHEPFMGGGIITSMFIPLLGIGGITMAYKLWVISVMVIICWLFILLLLKKKICHTDV; encoded by the coding sequence ATGTCCTTACTGCTACCGTTTATTACCATTAGTATATTATTGTATGTGGGACACTATCTGCGGTTGCACATACCACTGTTTCAAAAGTTGTATCTTCCCTCACCATTAATTGGCGGCATCGTGGGACTTACACTATACCAAACCCTTACTGCATGCTCTATCACTTCATTTGAAAGCTTTTTTACAGGGCTTGTTGTGTTACCTGCTTTTCTTATTAATATTGTATTTGCCTGCCTGTTTTTAGGCGTCAAGCTCCCATCATTTTCTACAGTGATAAAAAAATCTATACCACAGTTGTCGTATGGGCAAATTGTAGCATGGGGACAATACATGGTTGGCCTTGGGCTTTTTATTTTTATCATAAGCAAGATGTGGAACCTGCCAGCTATGTTTGGTGCGGTCATAGAGATAGGATTTGAAGGTGGGCATGGCACGGCAAGTGGACTTGCACCAACATTTGAAGCAATGCAATGGCCACAGGGCAAAGACTTTGCACTGGCAAGTGCAACAGTTGGGATTATAAGTGCTGTTATTTGTGGTATAGTGCTTATTAATTGGGCACACCGTAAGGGCTACACGCACCGTTCTTTACAGATTGAAAATATCCCCGAAGATGAAACCATAGGTATAATCCCTATTGACCAGAGGCCTGTAGCGGGATATTTATCTATTCACACCGATTCACTTGATGCCATGTCATACCATGTAGCAATCGTTGGAATTGCTGTTGCTATAGGATATGGTATTAAGGAACTGCTTGTACACTGTGCATTGTTATTTTTTCCATTTCTTTCACATTCAACTTATACCACACTCATTACTATTATAAAAAGCTTTCCACTTTTTCCTCTGTGCATGATTGGTGGACTTGTAGTGCAACTTTTTGCCCAACACTTTGATAAACACGACACTATTGACATTGGCCTTGTGCGAAGAATTCAAAATGTTGCACTGGATATTCTCATAGTAAGTGCTGTCACAATGATTCAGGTGGTAATTGTTATACAGGGGATAGTCCCTTTTTTAATAATGGTTGCAGGTGGTATACTGTGGAATATCTTCTGTCTTCTGGTGTTGGCAAAAAATTTACTGCCGGATAGCTGGTTTGAACGCGCCATTGCAGAACTGGGCCAATCCATGGGTGTGACAGCTACGGGGCTTATGCTGCTTAGAATTGTCGACCCTGATTATAAAACTCCTGCATTGGAAGCGTTTGCGTATAAACAACTTTTGCACGAACCTTTCATGGGAGGAGGCATAATTACCAGCATGTTTATTCCTCTGCTTGGAATTGGTGGTATAACTATGGCATATAAGCTATGGGTTATTTCAGTTATGGTTATTATATGCTGGTTATTTATTCTGCTATTACTTAAAAAGAAGATTTGCCACACTGATGTATAA
- a CDS encoding acyl-CoA dehydrogenase, producing the protein MYTNTMLSLRYSKEKLAFFGKLLVDSKYTSLWEYDSMLLNRKVRKLRKKALTFSQLYLRPLALHVDQDPYSFDPQPLIKEATRWGFQTIILPFPLGSAALFPYLKSTTLQVAVIAEEFATECGGLALLLLAHHLGVAPLLLSGHLPTWIKFLLPMYIKGTWCGIPTTMAFAITEPEAGSDVEDSIGAQDARIQVTATPVKGGYLLNGTKVFISDGAIADQVTVFAKIKGEKIDSWTCFLVKKGMKGFSIGRREKKMGQRAADASELIFDNVFVPKGNIVGKLKGGWALNQNVLNYSRPVVAAMALGHARGAFEKALHYCNHNYYMGKKLIEFKQVQYELADMLIKLQSVRMTIWRSCAHFKAVQSLSSIAKVYASDMAVEICQQAMALMGDAGVLHAHSVEKSLRDARLTQIYEGTNQINRYAIIEHQYTTDIKL; encoded by the coding sequence ATGTACACCAATACCATGCTGTCATTGCGATACTCAAAAGAAAAGTTAGCATTTTTTGGCAAGCTCCTTGTAGACAGTAAATACACAAGCCTATGGGAATATGATTCTATGCTCCTTAATAGAAAGGTGCGCAAATTAAGAAAAAAAGCCCTTACATTCTCACAACTATACTTACGTCCACTTGCCTTACATGTGGATCAAGACCCATACTCATTTGACCCTCAACCACTGATTAAAGAAGCAACCCGCTGGGGATTTCAGACTATTATACTGCCATTTCCTCTTGGAAGCGCAGCATTGTTTCCATACCTCAAAAGCACCACCCTACAGGTAGCTGTGATTGCCGAAGAATTTGCAACGGAATGTGGAGGCCTGGCATTGTTACTTCTGGCACACCATTTAGGTGTTGCGCCACTACTGTTAAGCGGACATTTGCCAACATGGATAAAATTTCTTCTACCAATGTATATTAAAGGAACATGGTGTGGCATCCCCACAACAATGGCATTTGCAATCACCGAACCTGAAGCTGGTAGTGATGTTGAAGACAGTATAGGTGCACAGGATGCACGTATTCAGGTTACTGCAACGCCAGTCAAAGGAGGGTATTTACTTAACGGCACAAAGGTTTTTATTTCCGATGGTGCTATTGCAGACCAGGTCACGGTATTTGCAAAAATTAAAGGTGAAAAAATAGACTCATGGACATGTTTTTTAGTAAAAAAAGGAATGAAAGGATTTAGCATTGGCAGGCGCGAAAAGAAGATGGGACAGAGGGCAGCCGATGCCAGTGAATTAATCTTTGACAATGTATTTGTTCCAAAAGGAAATATTGTTGGCAAACTAAAGGGCGGTTGGGCACTCAATCAAAATGTACTGAATTACTCACGCCCTGTTGTTGCCGCAATGGCACTTGGACATGCTCGCGGGGCGTTTGAAAAAGCATTACACTATTGCAACCACAACTATTATATGGGTAAAAAGCTTATTGAATTCAAGCAAGTGCAGTATGAGCTTGCAGATATGCTTATAAAGCTACAATCTGTACGCATGACTATTTGGCGCAGTTGTGCCCATTTTAAGGCGGTACAATCACTTTCATCAATTGCCAAGGTATATGCATCCGATATGGCAGTTGAAATTTGTCAGCAGGCAATGGCACTAATGGGAGACGCAGGTGTATTACACGCTCATAGCGTTGAAAAATCATTGCGTGATGCACGCTTAACACAGATCTATGAAGGCACAAATCAGATTAACCGTTACGCAATAATTGAACATCAATACACAACTGATATAAAACTATAA
- a CDS encoding acetoacetate decarboxylase family protein, with protein MKTLSREQFFTIPTETFKMTKGTVELPIYYYDYGYAHFIFLVNYTAAKKKLEDTAFLPCTFFGKAITLLNFFEYRDTAIGPYNEVGLSILCYPKNKKQPPLVPIHILQDAKKWKVGAYVINLPVTTQIAYLAGKEVWNYPKFVTRIDFTLLNRYFKGIVYDPDINEPLVTLAGNIGFLSTPKLKNASFISHTTHKGTPLRTLTVVDTRFTIAYGFSGKCSVNAKSNHIMAQNLRDLGMDGKKPIGCMYSPQAQMMLCKGDPLA; from the coding sequence ATGAAGACGTTATCCCGGGAACAATTTTTTACTATTCCAACTGAAACATTTAAAATGACAAAAGGTACTGTAGAGCTGCCAATTTATTACTACGACTACGGATATGCACATTTTATATTTCTTGTGAATTATACGGCAGCCAAAAAGAAATTAGAAGATACTGCATTTTTACCCTGCACATTTTTTGGTAAGGCCATAACCCTGTTGAATTTTTTTGAATACCGCGATACTGCCATAGGACCTTATAATGAAGTGGGACTTTCCATTTTATGTTACCCAAAAAACAAAAAGCAGCCACCCTTAGTACCAATCCATATTTTGCAGGATGCAAAAAAATGGAAAGTGGGCGCATATGTAATCAACCTCCCTGTAACCACCCAGATTGCTTACCTTGCAGGTAAAGAAGTGTGGAATTATCCAAAGTTTGTCACACGGATTGACTTTACATTGCTCAACCGATATTTTAAGGGAATTGTGTATGATCCCGACATTAACGAACCTCTGGTCACATTAGCTGGAAATATCGGATTCCTCTCAACGCCAAAGCTGAAAAATGCTTCGTTTATTTCACATACAACACATAAGGGAACACCATTAAGAACTCTTACCGTCGTTGATACACGTTTCACAATTGCATACGGATTCTCTGGCAAATGCAGTGTCAATGCAAAAAGCAACCACATCATGGCACAAAATCTTCGCGATTTAGGAATGGATGGCAAAAAGCCCATTGGTTGCATGTACTCACCACAGGCGCAGATGATGCTCTGCAAAGGTGATCCCCTCGCATAA